One window of the Capnocytophaga haemolytica genome contains the following:
- a CDS encoding IPExxxVDY family protein yields the protein MARHKLSIASFCDYKLIAIHTPLEDYRLVYMLNSALSLQLAKRYDKECFAVDGGKGGGFSYYHWENKLLQIDWHCVANKLVCEEETEGMLFGKTSTIHYLIEDKKKVDYFLKIDTEGRLDVQGILTAIKGVPYVSMAYTIETEGLNVKHKLLFQEC from the coding sequence ATGGCAAGGCATAAGTTATCCATAGCGTCCTTTTGTGATTATAAACTTATCGCAATACACACTCCCTTAGAGGATTATCGTTTGGTTTATATGCTCAATAGCGCACTGAGCCTTCAGTTGGCAAAGCGCTATGACAAGGAGTGCTTTGCTGTAGATGGGGGCAAAGGAGGAGGTTTTTCCTACTACCATTGGGAGAACAAGTTGCTACAGATAGATTGGCATTGCGTTGCGAATAAGCTGGTATGTGAAGAGGAAACAGAAGGGATGCTCTTTGGCAAGACAAGCACAATTCATTATCTGATAGAGGATAAGAAGAAGGTGGATTACTTCTTAAAGATAGATACTGAGGGGCGCCTCGATGTACAGGGGATACTCACGGCTATCAAGGGGGTGCCTTATGTATCAATGGCTTATACGATAGAAACAGAAGGGTTAAACGTAAAACATAAATTACTATTTCAAGAATGTTAA
- the brnQ gene encoding branched-chain amino acid transport system II carrier protein: MKKETKLLTITTVGFALFSMFFGAGNLVVPPYIGLQVGSQWVYALLGFLLTTVITSFLAVIMIARVGTSFADLRQFMPKWVVDTLNLLIIISIGPLICIPRTGALTYEVAVAPILPQVPLWVFELFYFVLVLVLSISKSKIVDIIGRWLTPLLLLCLAILIVKGVLNAEAIDQQSAVSAGDAFRLGFKEGYQTLDVLAAIPFAGLIIVALTMKGYTTDRQRIEMSLKSGLVAAVSLMLIYTGLMYLGVTTDYAGGGEVERSQLLKYISDAILGSWGSLVMASAIGVACLTSAIALASGMGEILEQTTKGKMSYKLGVVACCVVSFVLSLNKVDTIIAYAGSILLFIYPIVFTIILYVLLFSKYVKSKLPYVMAVLTTAVVVTWTAIYNQWDVFQGIYWMTAVKSAMPLMDYLLEWLVPSFLAFVFFAFTEKYWVKWFSKSNRE; this comes from the coding sequence ATGAAAAAAGAAACTAAACTTCTTACGATTACTACGGTGGGCTTTGCGCTCTTTTCAATGTTTTTTGGGGCAGGCAACTTGGTAGTACCCCCTTATATTGGGTTGCAAGTAGGTAGCCAGTGGGTCTATGCGCTATTGGGTTTCCTTTTAACCACTGTCATTACCTCTTTCTTAGCTGTGATAATGATTGCTCGGGTAGGAACCAGTTTTGCCGACTTAAGGCAATTTATGCCAAAATGGGTAGTAGATACGCTTAATTTGCTGATTATTATTAGTATTGGTCCGCTGATATGTATTCCTCGGACGGGAGCACTGACCTATGAGGTGGCTGTAGCCCCTATATTGCCACAAGTACCCCTATGGGTATTTGAGCTCTTTTACTTTGTCTTAGTGTTAGTGCTTTCTATTTCCAAATCGAAGATTGTTGATATCATCGGGCGATGGCTTACACCTCTGTTACTGCTGTGTTTGGCGATATTAATTGTTAAAGGAGTCCTTAATGCAGAGGCGATCGATCAACAATCAGCAGTCAGTGCAGGCGATGCCTTTAGATTGGGCTTCAAGGAAGGGTATCAAACGCTCGATGTCTTGGCTGCCATTCCTTTTGCAGGGCTTATCATTGTAGCATTGACGATGAAGGGTTACACTACGGATCGACAACGGATAGAGATGAGTCTGAAGAGTGGCTTAGTAGCGGCGGTGAGCTTGATGCTTATCTATACAGGGCTGATGTACTTAGGCGTTACTACTGATTACGCAGGAGGCGGTGAAGTAGAGCGCTCTCAGCTATTGAAATATATCTCAGATGCTATTTTAGGTAGTTGGGGCTCGCTGGTGATGGCTTCAGCTATAGGCGTTGCCTGTCTTACGAGTGCTATTGCGCTTGCTTCAGGGATGGGAGAAATATTAGAACAGACAACCAAAGGCAAGATGTCGTATAAATTAGGCGTTGTAGCCTGCTGTGTGGTCTCGTTTGTACTCTCGCTGAACAAGGTGGATACTATCATCGCCTATGCAGGGAGTATACTACTGTTTATCTACCCTATTGTTTTTACGATTATCTTATATGTACTATTGTTCTCAAAATATGTAAAAAGCAAGTTACCTTATGTGATGGCGGTGCTTACCACAGCAGTAGTGGTAACTTGGACAGCTATCTATAACCAATGGGATGTCTTCCAAGGTATTTATTGGATGACCGCCGTCAAAAGTGCAATGCCACTAATGGACTACCTGTTAGAGTGGTTAGTGCCGTCCTTTTTGGCGTTTGTCTTCTTTGCTTTCACTGAGAAGTACTGGGTAAAATGGTTTAGCAAGAGTAATAGAGAGTAG
- a CDS encoding SemiSWEET family transporter, producing MSSLKQKINIFVGSIGAFIGVVVFVAYIPQIIANLEGHKAQPWQPLFAAVSCLIWVVYGWTKEPKRDWILIIPNLVGVILGFLTFLTSL from the coding sequence ATGAGCAGTTTAAAGCAGAAGATAAACATATTTGTAGGCTCCATTGGCGCTTTCATCGGGGTGGTGGTGTTTGTGGCGTATATCCCACAGATTATCGCCAACTTAGAAGGGCATAAGGCGCAACCGTGGCAACCACTATTTGCAGCGGTGTCTTGCTTGATATGGGTCGTCTATGGGTGGACTAAAGAGCCCAAGCGCGATTGGATACTCATCATCCCGAACTTAGTGGGGGTAATACTGGGGTTCCTTACGTTCTTAACTTCTTTATAA
- a CDS encoding NADP-dependent malic enzyme — MSDTRKKQEALDYHEFPQPGKIAIVPTKKHSTQHDLALAYSPGVAEPCLEIAKDKANAYRYTSKSNLVAVISNGTAVLGLGDIGADAAKPVMEGKGLLFKIFAGIDVFDIEVDSTDVDKFIETVKAIAPTFGGINLEDIKAPEAFEIERRLKEELDIPVMHDDQHGTAIISAAALVNALEIVGKDISKARIVVNGAGAAAISCTRLYVALGARPENIVMCDSKGVIRKDAPNLTEQKAEFATARDIRTLEEAVKGSDVFIGLSKGDVLTPEMLLTMEKDAIVFAMANPNPEIDYNLAIKTRPDIIMATGRSDYPNQVNNVLGFPYIFRGALDVRATKINEEMKLAAVHAIADLAKKTVPAQVSLAYGGEEITFGRNYIIPKPFDPRLISEVPPAIARAAMESGVAQEPITDWEAYKSELLERIGAGSKELRLLQDRAKKDPKRVVFAEADQLEVLKAAQRIYEDGIGIPILLGRKDVITALKHEIGFTGDVAIIDPKSDEEKARCSAYAQQYWKARERRGVTLHTAERLMVERNYFGTMMVQRGEADAMITGYSRAYPAAIKPVLEIIDKQPGVERIAATSIMITKQGPLFLSDATININPTAEDLVNIALLTAKAVKFFGLEPSVAMLSYSNFGSAVSESSQKVRKAVEYLHQHHPELIVDGEIQPDFALNPDKLAKTFPFSKLNNGKGANVLIFPNLDAANITYKIMKELQHLETVGPIILGLQKPIHIATVGSTTDEMVNLATLAVVDAQDRE, encoded by the coding sequence ATGTCAGATACACGTAAAAAACAAGAGGCACTCGACTATCACGAGTTTCCCCAACCTGGGAAAATCGCTATCGTGCCTACTAAAAAACACTCAACACAACACGATTTGGCACTCGCTTACTCCCCCGGAGTAGCTGAGCCTTGCCTCGAAATTGCAAAAGATAAGGCCAATGCCTACCGCTACACCTCTAAGAGTAATCTCGTTGCGGTGATTTCCAACGGTACGGCAGTGCTCGGGCTGGGCGACATCGGTGCCGATGCGGCTAAGCCCGTGATGGAAGGCAAAGGATTGTTATTCAAGATATTCGCAGGGATTGATGTATTCGATATCGAGGTAGATTCCACTGACGTGGATAAGTTCATCGAAACCGTAAAGGCTATCGCACCTACCTTTGGGGGTATCAACTTGGAGGACATCAAGGCTCCTGAGGCTTTTGAAATCGAACGCCGCCTTAAAGAAGAATTAGACATCCCCGTGATGCACGACGACCAGCACGGTACGGCTATTATCTCGGCAGCGGCTTTAGTAAACGCTTTGGAGATTGTAGGCAAAGATATTAGCAAGGCGCGGATAGTGGTCAATGGGGCTGGTGCAGCAGCGATCTCGTGTACACGCCTTTATGTGGCACTCGGTGCACGCCCTGAGAACATCGTGATGTGCGACAGCAAAGGGGTTATCCGCAAGGACGCCCCCAACCTCACCGAGCAGAAAGCTGAGTTCGCCACCGCCCGCGATATACGCACCCTCGAAGAGGCAGTCAAAGGCTCTGACGTCTTCATCGGCCTATCCAAAGGCGATGTGCTCACCCCTGAGATGCTGCTAACAATGGAGAAAGATGCAATCGTCTTTGCAATGGCCAACCCCAACCCAGAGATCGACTATAATTTGGCAATCAAAACGCGTCCCGACATCATTATGGCCACAGGCCGCAGTGATTATCCCAACCAAGTCAACAACGTCCTTGGCTTCCCTTACATCTTCCGTGGGGCACTCGATGTGCGCGCCACTAAAATCAACGAAGAGATGAAGCTCGCTGCCGTCCACGCTATCGCCGACTTGGCCAAGAAGACCGTACCTGCACAGGTGAGCTTGGCGTACGGCGGGGAGGAGATTACCTTTGGGCGCAACTATATCATCCCTAAGCCTTTCGACCCACGTCTTATCAGCGAAGTGCCGCCAGCCATTGCCCGTGCGGCTATGGAAAGCGGGGTGGCACAAGAGCCTATCACCGATTGGGAAGCGTACAAGTCTGAACTTTTAGAGCGCATCGGTGCGGGTAGCAAAGAATTGCGCCTCTTGCAAGACCGTGCTAAGAAAGACCCGAAACGGGTAGTATTTGCAGAAGCCGACCAATTAGAGGTGCTCAAGGCAGCGCAACGCATTTACGAAGACGGTATCGGTATCCCGATTTTGTTGGGTAGAAAAGATGTTATCACAGCGCTGAAACACGAAATAGGCTTTACGGGTGATGTGGCGATCATCGACCCTAAAAGCGATGAGGAAAAGGCACGTTGTAGCGCGTATGCACAGCAGTATTGGAAAGCGCGCGAACGGCGTGGGGTAACGCTCCACACCGCAGAGCGATTGATGGTAGAGCGCAACTACTTTGGCACAATGATGGTGCAGCGCGGTGAGGCCGATGCGATGATTACTGGTTACTCACGTGCCTACCCAGCAGCCATCAAGCCTGTACTGGAAATCATCGACAAACAGCCTGGCGTAGAGCGTATTGCCGCCACCAGCATAATGATTACCAAGCAAGGACCACTATTCCTCTCTGATGCCACTATCAACATCAACCCTACAGCTGAGGATTTGGTAAACATCGCCTTGCTCACCGCTAAGGCAGTGAAGTTCTTTGGTTTAGAGCCTTCAGTAGCGATGCTTTCGTACTCCAACTTTGGGTCGGCAGTCTCAGAAAGCAGTCAGAAGGTACGCAAGGCGGTGGAATACCTGCACCAGCATCACCCCGAACTCATAGTAGACGGCGAAATACAGCCCGACTTTGCGCTCAACCCAGATAAGCTCGCCAAGACATTCCCGTTCTCTAAGCTCAACAACGGCAAAGGGGCTAATGTGCTTATCTTCCCTAACTTGGATGCGGCGAATATCACCTACAAGATTATGAAGGAACTACAGCACTTAGAGACCGTAGGGCCTATCATCTTAGGGCTACAGAAGCCTATCCACATAGCCACTGTAGGCAGCACCACTGATGAGATGGTGAACCTTGCTACTTTGGCTGTAGTAGATGCACAGGATAGAGAGTAG
- a CDS encoding TonB-dependent receptor, giving the protein MKKLITIALLVCTATVFAQHRKDTISTKVVDVVKSYVPTIADAQKKIEDAKVKDSLTVRKKKINYTIYSVPVASTFVPEKGKASAVRQRITREDYLDSYVGGGFGMLGTFYGDANITLPVNDNSNASFLVNHISAADPVRDVIPESAYSLSSAEAHYDFLNQDLAWGLGVDVGRRMHNWYGVKTGAFSQQVISDLDDVRQTYMDYGFAGYVKLSNPYFKGLDLSVRGLSDHFDSKELNVRALPSFEVPVDDTQKVRANVILDYYNGTFARDKAYTLNRIENRWMLFGVNPSYIFSIDNFDLKLGAAIYYADANKSNESKFKAYPDVEATYTFNSDFIVNAGLRGALEQNTVERLSKANPFIAPMQEVKPTNVQADAFVGLRGKVSSDLLYRAQLSYRQYKEMPIFTTNNEEPTSGVERLAYQYKNSFTALYDDVSDFEFMAGINGNVKDILSFDLKGQYNAYAALNQIDKTAWNLPSVRVSLFTDFKILYNLFAGLDMFYVGKRYDLDYTTAVGVEPAKLTLDGYFDLNFHVDYTYKKHWQFFLKANNLAGKSYDLWAYYPSQSVQAFVGLRYLFNSISGR; this is encoded by the coding sequence ATGAAAAAACTTATTACCATAGCACTTTTGGTGTGCACTGCCACTGTGTTTGCCCAACATCGCAAGGACACCATTTCCACTAAGGTGGTGGATGTGGTCAAATCGTACGTGCCGACGATTGCCGATGCGCAGAAGAAGATCGAAGATGCCAAGGTGAAGGATTCGCTAACGGTGCGCAAGAAGAAGATCAACTACACCATCTACTCCGTGCCTGTTGCCTCAACCTTTGTGCCTGAGAAAGGCAAAGCGAGTGCCGTGCGCCAGCGTATCACCCGTGAGGATTATTTAGACTCATACGTGGGTGGCGGTTTTGGTATGCTCGGTACTTTCTATGGCGATGCCAATATCACCCTACCAGTGAATGACAACAGCAATGCCTCCTTCCTCGTAAACCACATTTCGGCAGCTGACCCTGTGAGAGATGTAATCCCTGAGTCGGCTTACTCGCTAAGCTCAGCAGAGGCACATTACGACTTCCTCAATCAGGATCTCGCTTGGGGCTTAGGCGTAGATGTGGGCAGGCGTATGCACAATTGGTATGGTGTGAAGACGGGTGCTTTCAGTCAGCAAGTGATTAGCGACCTTGATGATGTGCGTCAGACTTATATGGACTATGGTTTTGCGGGCTACGTAAAGCTCTCGAACCCTTATTTTAAAGGCTTAGACCTCAGCGTGCGCGGGCTCTCCGATCACTTTGATAGCAAGGAACTCAATGTGCGTGCTTTGCCCTCATTTGAAGTGCCTGTTGACGACACTCAGAAGGTGCGTGCTAACGTGATATTGGATTACTACAACGGCACTTTTGCCCGCGATAAGGCTTATACGCTCAATCGCATTGAGAACCGTTGGATGCTCTTTGGTGTAAACCCTTCGTATATCTTTTCTATTGATAATTTCGACTTAAAGCTCGGGGCTGCCATCTACTATGCCGATGCAAATAAATCGAATGAGAGCAAGTTCAAAGCCTATCCCGATGTGGAGGCTACCTACACCTTCAACAGCGATTTCATAGTCAATGCAGGGCTGCGGGGTGCTTTGGAGCAGAACACTGTGGAGCGTCTTAGCAAAGCCAACCCCTTCATTGCACCGATGCAGGAGGTAAAGCCTACCAATGTGCAAGCCGATGCTTTTGTGGGTTTGCGTGGCAAGGTGAGTAGCGACCTACTCTATCGTGCGCAACTGAGCTATCGCCAATACAAGGAGATGCCTATTTTCACCACCAATAACGAGGAACCTACCTCGGGTGTAGAACGCTTGGCATACCAATACAAGAACTCATTTACTGCCCTCTACGACGATGTGAGCGACTTTGAGTTTATGGCGGGTATCAACGGCAATGTGAAGGATATCCTCAGCTTCGACCTCAAAGGGCAGTACAATGCCTATGCAGCACTCAATCAGATAGATAAGACGGCGTGGAACCTGCCCAGTGTAAGAGTATCGCTCTTCACTGATTTCAAGATATTGTATAACCTCTTTGCGGGCTTGGATATGTTCTATGTAGGCAAACGCTACGATCTGGATTACACCACTGCGGTGGGAGTAGAGCCAGCCAAGCTCACCCTCGACGGTTACTTCGATCTGAATTTCCACGTAGATTACACCTATAAAAAGCATTGGCAGTTCTTCCTCAAAGCCAACAACCTTGCAGGCAAGAGCTACGACCTTTGGGCGTATTACCCTTCGCAAAGCGTACAAGCCTTTGTGGGTCTGCGCTATTTATTTAACAGTATTTCAGGGAGATAA
- the brnQ gene encoding branched-chain amino acid transport system II carrier protein, with protein sequence MSKKEHKLVTVITVGFALFAMFFGAGNLILPPYIGLLSGSEWAMALVGFFVTAILAPFVGVLTVARVGTGFSDLMAKFPMWLTVAIHFLVILCIGPLVAIPRTGATTYEVGVRPLFPEISNVVFAVIFFAVVLVLSISKSRIVDVIGKYLTPVLLLFLVLLVCCGILFPINEVEPTSFTGVDAFVFSFKEGYQTLDVLASVIFAGIIISAITNKGYTTHHERMRLAIWSGVVSTLCLLFIYGGLIYLGATTDYVAEGQVARTQLLLHISHTVLGRYGTIVIACAIAFACLTTAIALTSAMGSFAQQLTKGWISYKVGVVICTLISLVLSINEVDAIIKYAGNILLFIYPIVFTVILYVLFFNKYVNDRVPYLLSVITTALISSVAVLQNFGVCPEWLSQMKASIPLSSYSLEWLLPSFVVFVVSAFIVNSLRKR encoded by the coding sequence ATGAGTAAGAAAGAGCACAAATTAGTTACAGTTATTACAGTGGGGTTCGCCCTTTTTGCGATGTTCTTCGGGGCAGGCAACCTCATTTTACCTCCTTATATTGGTTTGCTTTCGGGCAGTGAATGGGCGATGGCGCTTGTGGGATTCTTCGTTACGGCTATCTTAGCACCCTTTGTAGGGGTGCTGACAGTAGCACGTGTAGGCACAGGCTTTTCAGATTTGATGGCGAAGTTTCCAATGTGGCTTACGGTAGCAATCCATTTCTTAGTGATATTATGTATAGGTCCGCTAGTGGCAATCCCACGCACAGGAGCGACGACTTATGAGGTGGGAGTACGACCTCTCTTCCCTGAGATCTCCAACGTAGTGTTTGCAGTGATTTTCTTTGCTGTAGTCTTGGTGTTATCTATTTCAAAATCAAGAATTGTAGATGTAATTGGGAAGTATTTGACGCCTGTGTTGCTTTTGTTCTTAGTGCTCTTGGTATGCTGTGGTATTCTATTCCCTATCAATGAGGTAGAGCCTACTTCCTTTACAGGGGTTGATGCTTTTGTATTTAGCTTTAAGGAGGGCTACCAAACGCTCGATGTATTGGCTTCAGTGATCTTTGCAGGGATTATTATTTCGGCTATTACCAATAAAGGCTATACTACGCATCACGAGCGAATGCGACTTGCGATATGGTCGGGAGTGGTATCAACACTGTGCCTTCTGTTTATTTATGGAGGTTTGATCTACTTGGGCGCCACAACAGATTATGTTGCAGAAGGGCAGGTAGCGCGTACACAGTTGCTGCTACATATCTCACATACGGTGCTGGGCAGGTATGGCACGATAGTGATTGCTTGTGCGATTGCCTTTGCGTGTCTTACTACGGCTATTGCGCTTACTTCGGCTATGGGTAGCTTTGCACAACAGCTCACCAAAGGATGGATATCCTATAAGGTGGGGGTAGTGATTTGCACACTTATATCTTTAGTACTGTCCATCAACGAAGTTGATGCGATTATCAAGTATGCAGGGAATATATTGCTGTTTATTTACCCGATTGTCTTCACAGTGATACTCTATGTGTTGTTCTTTAATAAGTATGTGAATGATAGGGTGCCTTATTTGCTAAGTGTGATTACTACGGCGCTGATCTCGTCTGTGGCTGTACTACAGAACTTTGGTGTATGCCCTGAGTGGCTTTCACAGATGAAAGCAAGTATTCCACTGAGTAGTTACTCTCTTGAGTGGTTATTGCCGTCGTTTGTAGTGTTTGTCGTCAGTGCATTTATTGTCAACTCGCTGCGAAAGCGTTAA
- a CDS encoding type III pantothenate kinase has translation MKNLIIDEGNSFTKVAVYENGVQLWYERFERGSFEEGLRQAVTLSEIGACIVASVVEGAEERLSFLRREVGRVYFVSNAMPMPFTNRYATPETLGVDRLAVMAAAVRRFPKRNVLVIDAGTCITFDVMTSGGDYLGGAIAPGLAMRLRAMHEFTAKLPHVAEQDFDIEHFIGDTTVGCMLSGVYHNVVCEIDGVVERYRERFGDLVVVLTGGNYFYLEKRIKSCNFASSFFLLEGLNVILEYQEQGEGRY, from the coding sequence ATGAAGAACCTAATTATCGACGAAGGGAATAGTTTTACCAAAGTAGCTGTGTACGAAAATGGTGTGCAGTTGTGGTACGAGCGCTTCGAGAGGGGTTCTTTCGAGGAAGGGCTACGGCAAGCGGTAACTCTCAGTGAAATAGGGGCTTGCATCGTGGCTTCGGTAGTGGAAGGGGCTGAGGAACGGCTTTCTTTTTTAAGGAGAGAGGTCGGGCGAGTGTACTTTGTAAGTAACGCAATGCCAATGCCTTTCACAAATCGATATGCGACGCCCGAGACTTTGGGTGTGGATCGCTTAGCGGTAATGGCAGCGGCGGTAAGGCGCTTCCCTAAGAGGAATGTGCTGGTGATTGATGCAGGCACTTGTATTACTTTTGATGTGATGACCTCGGGGGGTGATTATCTCGGGGGGGCGATTGCTCCTGGGCTGGCGATGCGGTTGCGCGCTATGCACGAGTTTACTGCTAAATTGCCTCACGTTGCTGAGCAGGACTTTGATATTGAACATTTTATAGGTGATACTACCGTTGGGTGTATGCTCTCGGGGGTGTATCACAATGTGGTGTGTGAGATTGATGGTGTGGTGGAGCGGTATCGGGAGCGGTTTGGTGATCTGGTGGTGGTGCTTACGGGTGGGAATTATTTTTATTTGGAGAAAAGAATAAAAAGTTGCAATTTTGCAAGCTCGTTCTTCTTGCTTGAGGGGCTAAATGTGATTTTGGAGTATCAGGAGCAAGGGGAAGGGCGTTATTGA
- a CDS encoding uroporphyrinogen decarboxylase: MIDLIGYTASLFVVLSFLIKDNISYIRFTNLIGCILFVIYGMYINSIPVILPNAFLVGVQIFYLYKEIYKKKNNTL, encoded by the coding sequence ATGATTGACTTAATAGGATATACTGCTTCTCTATTTGTTGTCCTTAGCTTCTTGATTAAGGACAATATTAGCTACATACGCTTTACAAACCTGATTGGGTGTATACTTTTTGTTATCTATGGGATGTATATTAATAGTATCCCTGTAATTCTGCCCAATGCCTTCTTAGTAGGTGTACAAATCTTCTACCTATACAAAGAGATTTATAAAAAGAAAAACAACACTCTTTGA
- the lptC gene encoding LPS export ABC transporter periplasmic protein LptC, with amino-acid sequence MYRIHHIAKSVAVLFSMAMLFSCNNDMKSLQQLNIRKKFPQGQAYDFRLVYTDSTKVVAVLTSPLNEDYSNQHVPYSEFPKGLKVDFYDDNRNKNTIKANYGIIYPNSDMVELRDSVELTTYDGKKLKTSQLFWDQKEDWIFTEKDFTFTDATKGTVTKGIGMDFDKQFTNVKAHKTTGILAIEEKE; translated from the coding sequence ATGTACAGAATACATCACATAGCAAAAAGCGTTGCCGTACTTTTCAGTATGGCAATGCTTTTTTCTTGTAATAATGATATGAAGAGCCTTCAACAGCTCAATATTAGAAAGAAATTTCCACAGGGTCAGGCTTATGATTTTAGGCTTGTATACACTGACTCTACCAAAGTAGTTGCTGTGCTGACCAGCCCTCTTAATGAGGACTACTCGAACCAGCACGTACCCTACTCTGAATTCCCAAAAGGTTTAAAGGTAGATTTCTACGATGACAACCGCAATAAGAATACCATCAAAGCTAACTACGGTATTATCTACCCCAACTCGGATATGGTAGAGCTAAGAGATAGTGTGGAACTTACTACCTATGACGGTAAGAAACTGAAAACCTCACAACTCTTCTGGGATCAGAAAGAAGACTGGATTTTTACTGAGAAAGATTTCACCTTTACTGATGCTACTAAAGGTACCGTTACCAAGGGGATCGGAATGGACTTCGACAAGCAGTTTACAAATGTAAAAGCCCATAAAACAACAGGAATCTTAGCCATCGAAGAAAAAGAATAA
- the pyk gene encoding pyruvate kinase produces MLSTKKTKIVATLGPATSTPEVIKDMMIAGVNVFRINFSHADYDDVRQRIEMIRALNKELGYNTAILADLQGPKLRVGVMAEGVEVAPGDHITFVTGEAFEGTKERVYMNYKAFPMDVNPGERILLDDGKLIFEVVETNREDEVKAVVVQGGPLKSKKGVNLPNTKVSLPALTEKDIRDALFAMTQDIDWFALSFVRHPEDIQDLKDLIEENAGHKIPIIAKIEKPEALDNIDKIMANCDGIMVARGDLGVEIPAEEVPLIQKELVRKAKNHHIPVIIATQMMESMITSLTPTRAEVNDVGNSVMDGADAVMLSGETSVGKYPVQVIEQMARIIRSVENSELIKMPSMSPFVVSPRYITNQICYHATLMANETNAKVISTLTNSGYTAFRISSYRPNAHILVFTSNRRILTSLSLLWGVTTFYYDRLASTDEVIEDINHLANAEGYVNMGDFMISLAAMPSQGNGRVNTLRITEIDSCAIKLR; encoded by the coding sequence ATGTTAAGTACTAAAAAAACGAAGATTGTAGCAACCTTAGGTCCTGCTACTTCCACTCCTGAGGTGATCAAGGATATGATGATCGCAGGGGTAAATGTATTCCGTATCAATTTCTCGCACGCTGATTACGATGATGTTCGTCAGCGAATTGAGATGATCCGTGCATTGAATAAAGAGTTAGGTTATAACACAGCGATTTTGGCAGACCTTCAAGGACCAAAACTCCGCGTAGGGGTAATGGCAGAAGGTGTAGAGGTAGCGCCAGGCGACCATATCACCTTCGTAACAGGAGAGGCTTTCGAAGGGACCAAAGAGCGTGTGTATATGAATTATAAAGCCTTTCCGATGGATGTAAACCCAGGGGAGCGCATCTTGCTTGATGATGGAAAGCTGATCTTTGAGGTAGTAGAGACCAATCGTGAGGATGAAGTGAAGGCTGTGGTAGTGCAAGGAGGCCCTTTGAAGTCAAAGAAAGGTGTGAACTTGCCTAACACAAAGGTGTCATTGCCAGCACTTACTGAGAAGGATATCCGCGATGCTCTCTTTGCGATGACTCAAGATATTGACTGGTTTGCACTCTCGTTTGTGCGTCACCCTGAGGATATACAAGACTTGAAAGACCTCATTGAGGAGAATGCGGGACATAAGATCCCTATCATTGCTAAGATAGAGAAACCAGAGGCGCTTGACAATATAGATAAGATTATGGCGAACTGCGACGGTATTATGGTCGCTCGTGGTGATTTGGGGGTTGAAATACCTGCTGAAGAGGTACCGCTGATCCAAAAGGAATTGGTGCGTAAGGCTAAGAATCACCATATACCAGTGATTATCGCTACTCAAATGATGGAGAGTATGATCACCAGTCTGACACCAACACGTGCTGAGGTAAACGACGTTGGTAACTCAGTAATGGACGGGGCTGATGCTGTGATGCTTTCAGGGGAGACCTCAGTAGGGAAGTACCCTGTGCAAGTGATTGAGCAGATGGCGCGTATTATCCGTAGTGTGGAGAACTCTGAGCTGATTAAGATGCCATCGATGTCGCCTTTTGTGGTATCGCCTCGCTATATAACCAACCAGATATGCTATCACGCAACGCTTATGGCCAATGAAACAAACGCAAAGGTGATTTCTACACTTACTAATAGTGGCTATACAGCGTTTCGCATATCATCATACCGCCCTAATGCACACATCTTGGTGTTTACCTCTAACAGGAGGATACTTACAAGTTTGAGTTTGTTATGGGGGGTTACGACTTTTTATTACGATCGTCTGGCATCTACAGATGAGGTGATTGAGGACATTAACCACCTTGCTAATGCTGAGGGCTATGTGAATATGGGTGATTTTATGATTAGCTTAGCGGCAATGCCTTCACAAGGTAATGGCAGAGTAAATACACTTAGGATTACTGAAATAGACTCGTGTGCTATTAAGCTGAGATAA